Proteins co-encoded in one Streptomyces sp. NBC_01283 genomic window:
- a CDS encoding LLM class flavin-dependent oxidoreductase, with protein MTVDPSDDIRGERHGSAPVPLSVLDLVTVGAGRTATDALRKSVEIAKLAENRGYHRYWVAEHHSMPGVASSSPAVILAHLAAHTERIRLGSGGVMLPNHAPLVIAEQFGTLEAMAPGRVDLGLGRAPGTDGATAAALRRTDRLNEGADDFPQQLAELTRFLDDDFPDGHPYSRIHAVPGPVQATSPGGVQSPHRPPLWLLGSSGFSARLAGVLGLPFAFAHHFSAQNTIPALDLYRESFKPSAVLDAPYALIGVSALATDDEKEARRQVLAAALNMVRLRTGKPGLVPTPEEAEAYEFSEMEREFVGSWNSNVIHGTADQVRTGLDDLAKRTGADELMITANAHSGEVRLRSYELIADAYGLPTA; from the coding sequence GTGACAGTGGACCCGAGCGACGACATCCGCGGCGAGCGGCACGGCAGCGCGCCCGTCCCGCTCTCCGTGCTCGACCTGGTGACCGTGGGCGCGGGGCGGACCGCCACCGACGCCCTGCGCAAGAGCGTGGAGATCGCCAAGCTGGCGGAGAACCGCGGCTACCACCGCTACTGGGTGGCCGAGCACCACTCCATGCCGGGCGTGGCCTCCTCGTCGCCGGCGGTCATCCTGGCCCACCTCGCCGCCCACACCGAGCGGATCCGCCTGGGCTCGGGCGGCGTCATGCTGCCCAACCACGCCCCCCTCGTCATCGCGGAGCAGTTCGGCACCCTGGAGGCCATGGCCCCGGGCCGCGTCGACCTGGGCCTGGGCCGCGCCCCGGGCACGGACGGCGCCACCGCCGCCGCGCTCCGCAGGACGGACCGCCTCAACGAAGGCGCCGACGACTTCCCCCAGCAGCTCGCCGAGCTCACCCGCTTCCTCGACGACGATTTCCCCGACGGGCACCCGTACAGCCGTATCCATGCCGTCCCCGGCCCGGTCCAGGCCACCTCGCCCGGCGGCGTGCAGTCCCCGCACCGCCCGCCCCTGTGGCTGCTCGGTTCCTCCGGGTTCAGCGCCCGCCTCGCGGGAGTCCTCGGCCTGCCCTTCGCCTTCGCGCACCACTTCTCCGCGCAGAACACGATCCCGGCGCTCGACCTCTACCGGGAGTCGTTCAAGCCGTCCGCCGTCCTCGATGCCCCGTACGCCCTCATCGGCGTATCGGCTCTGGCGACCGACGACGAGAAGGAGGCCCGGCGCCAGGTCCTCGCCGCCGCGCTGAACATGGTCCGTCTGCGCACCGGAAAGCCGGGGCTCGTCCCGACTCCCGAGGAGGCGGAGGCGTACGAATTCAGCGAGATGGAGCGGGAGTTCGTCGGCAGCTGGAACTCCAACGTCATCCACGGCACCGCCGACCAGGTCCGCACCGGTCTCGACGACCTCGCCAAGCGCACCGGCGCCGACGAGCTGATGATCACCGCCAACGCGCACAGCGGTGAAGTGCGGCTGCGTTCCTATGAGTTGATCGCGGACGCCTACGGGCTGCCCACCGCGTAG
- a CDS encoding LuxR C-terminal-related transcriptional regulator: MPSPAAQSPRRLNGLRIVVAEDSVLLREGLVGLLARFGHEVPAALGDAEGLRAAVDAHDPDLVLTDVRMPPTFKDEGLRAALALRAERPELPVLVLSQYVQRSYAAELLDTGDGTGVGYLLKDRVGQVEQFADAVARVADGGTVVDPEVVRQLIRRRRDPLEQLTPREREVLGLVAEGRSNAAIAAELVVSEAAVGKHIGNILGKLDLPPADGTHRRVLAVLAYLRA, translated from the coding sequence GTGCCGAGCCCAGCAGCCCAGAGCCCTCGCCGACTGAACGGTCTGCGGATCGTCGTCGCCGAGGACAGCGTGCTGCTCCGCGAGGGACTCGTCGGACTGCTCGCCCGCTTCGGCCACGAGGTGCCGGCCGCCCTCGGCGACGCGGAGGGGCTGCGCGCCGCCGTCGACGCGCACGACCCGGACCTCGTCCTGACCGACGTACGCATGCCGCCCACCTTCAAGGACGAGGGGCTGCGCGCCGCACTCGCCCTGCGGGCCGAGCGGCCGGAGCTGCCGGTCCTGGTGCTCAGCCAGTACGTGCAGCGTTCGTACGCCGCCGAGCTCCTGGACACCGGTGACGGCACCGGCGTCGGCTATCTGCTCAAGGACCGGGTGGGCCAGGTCGAGCAGTTCGCCGACGCGGTGGCACGGGTCGCGGACGGCGGCACGGTCGTGGATCCGGAGGTCGTACGGCAGCTGATCAGGCGCCGCCGCGACCCCCTCGAACAGCTCACGCCGCGCGAGCGCGAGGTGCTCGGCCTGGTCGCCGAGGGCAGGTCGAACGCGGCGATCGCCGCCGAACTCGTCGTCAGCGAGGCGGCGGTGGGCAAACACATCGGCAACATCCTCGGCAAACTGGACCTGCCGCCCGCGGACGGAACGCACCGCAGGGTGCTCGCGGTCCTGGCGTACCTGCGGGCCTGA
- a CDS encoding D-2-hydroxyacid dehydrogenase, with the protein MSDTTVLVLDAPSPAPPPRLGSLTGRVRVLHADADTLAAQLPHADVLLVWDFLSDAVRLAWPGEGPRPRWVHTASAGVDRLMCPELAESDTLVTNARGVFDQPIAEYVAALVLAMAKDLPHTLRLQGERTWQHRETQRVARTRACVVGSGPIGHAIVRMLKGLGIITALVGRSARNGVHGPDELDRLMARADWVVCAAPLTDDTRGMFDERRFGMMQPSARFINIGRGALVVEDDLAAALSKRWIAGAALDVFEHEPLPADSPLWTAPGLIVSPHMSGDTVGWRDELGAQFVELYEEWAAGRPLANVVDKKRGYVPGN; encoded by the coding sequence ATGTCCGACACAACCGTTCTGGTCCTTGACGCCCCGTCCCCCGCCCCGCCGCCCCGTCTCGGCAGCCTGACCGGCCGCGTTCGGGTGCTGCACGCCGACGCGGACACCCTTGCGGCCCAACTGCCCCACGCCGATGTGCTGCTGGTCTGGGACTTCCTCTCGGACGCGGTGCGGCTCGCCTGGCCGGGTGAGGGCCCGCGCCCGCGCTGGGTGCACACTGCGAGCGCGGGCGTGGACCGGCTCATGTGCCCGGAGCTCGCCGAGTCCGACACGCTGGTGACGAACGCCCGTGGCGTCTTCGACCAGCCGATCGCCGAGTACGTGGCGGCCCTCGTCCTGGCCATGGCCAAGGACCTGCCGCACACCCTCCGGCTCCAGGGCGAGCGCACCTGGCAGCACCGCGAGACCCAGCGAGTCGCCCGTACGCGCGCGTGTGTCGTGGGTTCGGGGCCGATCGGACACGCCATCGTCCGGATGCTGAAGGGCCTCGGGATCATCACCGCCCTGGTGGGGCGCAGCGCGCGCAACGGCGTCCACGGCCCCGACGAGCTCGACCGGCTGATGGCGCGCGCGGACTGGGTGGTGTGCGCGGCGCCCCTCACGGACGACACGCGCGGCATGTTCGACGAGCGGCGCTTCGGGATGATGCAGCCGTCGGCGCGTTTCATCAACATCGGGCGTGGCGCGCTCGTCGTGGAGGACGATCTCGCGGCGGCCCTGTCGAAGCGGTGGATCGCGGGCGCGGCGCTCGACGTCTTCGAGCACGAGCCGCTGCCGGCGGACAGCCCGCTGTGGACGGCGCCGGGCCTGATCGTGTCCCCGCACATGAGCGGCGACACGGTGGGCTGGCGCGATGAACTGGGCGCGCAGTTCGTCGAGTTGTACGAGGAGTGGGCGGCCGGGCGGCCTCTTGCCAACGTGGTCGACAAGAAACGTGGGTATGTACCGGGGAATTGA
- a CDS encoding IclR family transcriptional regulator, with protein sequence MALKHEPTAPQHSVQSALRVLEIVARHETGVTDAELARQTKLPAPQLAALLRMLRREAYVEQVADGAYVTGASLTRLGSAHRRDQALREKLKVTLDELRDSIGAAVYISRYEDGEIKITDFADGPCTPKVNEWVDFRSSAHASAVGKSLLTQLDLNGRRDHLSRHKMARLTSRTITNERVLLNRLAAQPATVPVLDLQEYAVGTVCAAVPITAGSAVGCLALSLPVEHAHRLREAAQTLNRGAAPVLLSLAI encoded by the coding sequence GTGGCGCTGAAGCATGAGCCGACCGCGCCGCAGCATTCGGTGCAGAGTGCCCTGCGGGTGCTCGAGATCGTCGCCCGGCACGAGACCGGCGTGACCGACGCCGAGCTCGCCCGGCAGACCAAACTGCCCGCTCCCCAGCTCGCCGCCCTGCTCCGCATGCTGCGCCGCGAGGCGTACGTCGAACAGGTGGCCGACGGTGCGTATGTGACCGGCGCATCCCTCACCCGCCTCGGCTCGGCTCACCGCCGCGACCAGGCCCTGCGGGAGAAGCTCAAGGTCACACTCGACGAGCTGCGCGACTCGATCGGCGCGGCCGTCTACATCAGCAGGTACGAGGACGGCGAAATCAAGATCACCGACTTCGCCGACGGCCCCTGTACCCCGAAGGTCAACGAGTGGGTGGACTTCCGCTCCTCCGCGCACGCCAGCGCGGTCGGCAAGAGCCTGCTGACCCAGCTCGACCTGAACGGCCGCAGGGACCACCTCTCCCGCCACAAGATGGCCCGCCTCACCTCGCGGACGATCACGAACGAGCGGGTCCTGCTGAACCGCCTCGCCGCCCAGCCCGCGACGGTCCCGGTCCTCGACCTCCAGGAGTACGCGGTCGGGACGGTCTGCGCCGCCGTCCCCATCACCGCGGGCTCCGCGGTCGGCTGCCTGGCACTCTCCCTCCCGGTGGAGCACGCACACCGGCTGCGGGAGGCGGCCCAGACGCTCAACCGCGGGGCGGCGCCGGTACTGCTCTCCCTGGCGATCTAG
- the ehuA gene encoding ectoine/hydroxyectoine ABC transporter ATP-binding protein EhuA, with amino-acid sequence MSSETTPKETANPAVDGSELIRFDKVTKRFGSNTVLDELDFSVDSGKHVTLIGPSGSGKTTILRLLMTLMKPEEGTIKVGGRYLTHEEKNGKLVPAGEKYVREVRKNIGMVFQQFNLFPNMKVLRNITEAPVQVLGLSKDEAEQRARELLELVGLTEHIDKYPNQLSGGQQQRVAIARALAMRPQVLLLDEVTSALDPELVAGVLDVLRDIAHTTDITMLCVTHEMNFARDISDQVLMFDSGRVIESGTPEKIFTEPEHERTREFLSAVL; translated from the coding sequence TTGTCGTCTGAAACCACCCCCAAGGAAACGGCCAACCCGGCGGTCGACGGCAGCGAGCTGATCCGCTTCGACAAGGTCACCAAGAGGTTCGGCTCGAACACGGTCCTGGACGAGCTCGACTTCTCCGTGGACTCGGGCAAGCACGTCACGCTGATCGGCCCCTCCGGATCCGGCAAGACCACGATCCTGCGGCTCCTCATGACCCTGATGAAGCCCGAGGAGGGCACCATCAAGGTCGGCGGGCGCTACCTCACGCACGAGGAGAAGAACGGCAAGCTCGTGCCGGCGGGCGAGAAGTACGTCCGCGAGGTCCGCAAGAACATCGGGATGGTGTTCCAGCAGTTCAACCTCTTCCCGAACATGAAGGTCCTGCGGAACATCACCGAGGCGCCGGTCCAGGTGCTCGGCCTGTCCAAGGACGAGGCCGAGCAGCGCGCCCGCGAGCTCCTTGAGCTGGTCGGGCTCACCGAGCACATCGACAAGTACCCGAACCAGCTCTCCGGCGGCCAGCAGCAGCGCGTCGCCATCGCGCGTGCCCTGGCGATGCGCCCGCAGGTGCTGCTCCTGGACGAGGTCACGTCCGCGCTCGACCCCGAGCTGGTGGCGGGTGTCCTCGACGTCCTGCGGGACATCGCGCACACCACGGACATCACGATGCTCTGCGTGACCCACGAGATGAACTTCGCCCGTGACATCTCGGACCAGGTCCTGATGTTCGACTCCGGCCGGGTCATCGAGTCCGGGACGCCGGAGAAGATCTTCACCGAGCCCGAGCACGAGCGGACCAGGGAATTCCTCAGCGCAGTCCTGTGA
- a CDS encoding decarboxylase, with protein sequence MTALGFLYPGHSAEDDYPRMEQMLGSDVRLQVVHTDIGEDAHRVDALLEMGSTERLAAGVEELRLSGADAVVWACTSASFVFGWEGAHDQVRSLARAAGLPASSTSFAFAHAVREVGASRVAVAATYPEDVAGLFASFLKAAGVEVVSTQGSGIITAAEVGTWGWEEVLAMARAGDHPDAEALLLPDTALHTAAYVHDLEQDLGKPVLTANQVTVWEALRLASRRVNAPSLGALFTKEPVVQVRE encoded by the coding sequence GTGACCGCACTTGGTTTCCTCTATCCGGGTCACTCGGCTGAGGACGACTACCCCCGCATGGAGCAGATGCTGGGGAGTGATGTCCGGCTGCAGGTCGTCCACACCGACATCGGCGAGGACGCGCACCGGGTCGACGCGCTTCTGGAGATGGGATCGACCGAACGGCTCGCCGCCGGGGTCGAGGAGCTGCGTCTGTCCGGCGCGGACGCGGTGGTGTGGGCCTGCACCAGCGCGAGCTTCGTCTTCGGTTGGGAGGGCGCGCACGACCAGGTCCGGTCCTTGGCCCGGGCGGCGGGCCTGCCGGCGTCCAGTACGTCCTTCGCGTTCGCCCACGCGGTACGTGAGGTGGGGGCGAGCAGGGTCGCTGTCGCCGCGACGTATCCGGAGGACGTGGCCGGGCTCTTCGCGTCGTTCCTGAAGGCGGCCGGCGTGGAGGTCGTCTCGACGCAGGGGAGCGGCATCATCACGGCCGCGGAGGTCGGTACGTGGGGCTGGGAGGAGGTCCTGGCCATGGCCCGCGCGGGCGACCACCCCGATGCGGAGGCGCTCTTGCTCCCCGATACGGCTCTGCATACGGCCGCGTACGTCCATGACCTGGAGCAGGACCTCGGCAAACCGGTCCTGACGGCGAACCAGGTCACGGTCTGGGAGGCCCTGCGCCTGGCCTCCCGCCGCGTGAACGCTCCGTCCCTGGGCGCACTGTTCACCAAGGAGCCGGTGGTGCAGGTGCGGGAGTAG
- the ehuB gene encoding ectoine/hydroxyectoine ABC transporter substrate-binding protein EhuB: MAPPLWNDPESNETESSRVHGAGPSAAPRNTGVRRRSLLFGAAAVGAVGTLGVTGCSKVPTGDTLARLKSQGTVRLGIAGEAPYGYIDEDGAFTGEAVELAKVIFKRLGVPKVQPVATEFGSLIPGLTTQQFDVVSAGMYINKERCQQVIFSDPEYQMLDSFIVRKGNPKKLFNYQDAFKAKAKMGTGPAYAEIDYGIAAGYKRDDIAIYQDPVAGMNAVEAGRIDFFAGTALTGRGVVRKSTKAEATEAFAPVVDGEKQIDGGGFTFRPTDTELRDAFNVEIHKMKKSGELFRILKPFGFTKDEMTTLTAEELCK; encoded by the coding sequence ATGGCTCCACCACTTTGGAACGACCCAGAGAGCAATGAGACAGAGAGCTCCCGCGTCCACGGCGCGGGACCGAGCGCGGCCCCCAGGAACACCGGGGTCCGCCGACGATCACTCCTGTTCGGCGCGGCCGCGGTAGGCGCGGTGGGCACGCTCGGCGTCACGGGCTGCAGCAAGGTGCCCACGGGAGACACCCTGGCGCGCCTGAAGTCGCAGGGCACCGTACGGCTCGGGATCGCGGGTGAGGCGCCGTACGGGTACATCGACGAGGACGGGGCCTTCACCGGTGAGGCGGTGGAGCTCGCGAAAGTGATCTTCAAACGCCTGGGCGTCCCCAAGGTCCAGCCCGTGGCCACCGAGTTCGGCTCGCTCATTCCGGGCCTGACCACGCAGCAGTTCGATGTGGTCTCGGCGGGGATGTACATCAACAAAGAGCGCTGTCAGCAGGTCATCTTCTCCGACCCCGAGTACCAGATGCTGGACTCCTTCATCGTCCGCAAGGGCAACCCGAAGAAGCTCTTCAACTACCAGGACGCCTTCAAGGCGAAGGCGAAGATGGGCACGGGCCCTGCCTACGCGGAGATCGACTACGGGATCGCCGCGGGTTACAAGCGGGACGACATCGCCATCTATCAGGACCCGGTCGCGGGCATGAACGCCGTCGAGGCCGGGCGCATCGACTTCTTCGCCGGCACCGCGCTGACCGGCCGCGGAGTGGTCCGCAAGAGCACCAAGGCGGAGGCCACCGAGGCCTTCGCCCCGGTCGTCGACGGCGAGAAGCAGATCGACGGCGGCGGCTTCACCTTCCGGCCCACCGACACGGAGCTGCGCGATGCCTTCAACGTCGAGATCCACAAGATGAAGAAGAGCGGCGAGCTCTTCCGGATCCTGAAGCCGTTCGGCTTCACGAAGGACGAGATGACCACGCTCACCGCAGAGGAGCTGTGCAAATGA
- the ehuC gene encoding ectoine/hydroxyectoine ABC transporter permease subunit EhuC: MTAGLWEHWVLPGIWITIQLTIYSAALATVVAFGIGMARTHRLRTVRFLAGFYTEIFRGTSSLVLMFWIFFVLPQLVGWALVPMWAAVLALGLSYGAYGAEIVRGSLNAVAPAQREAGVALSFSPWQRMRLVLLPQAIPEMIPPFSNLLVELLKGTALVSLLGIGDVSFAAYLVRLATTESAEIYTISLVIYFVLAFLLTRGMRALERKTKAGIGQKTESRGLMSKLSWRQEMQVAQIPKGGGTGA; the protein is encoded by the coding sequence ATGACAGCGGGACTGTGGGAACACTGGGTTCTGCCCGGTATCTGGATCACCATCCAGCTGACGATCTACAGCGCGGCCCTGGCCACCGTCGTCGCCTTCGGCATCGGCATGGCCCGCACCCACCGGCTGCGCACCGTGCGCTTCCTCGCCGGTTTCTACACCGAGATCTTCCGCGGCACCTCTTCGCTGGTGCTGATGTTCTGGATCTTCTTCGTCCTTCCGCAGCTCGTGGGCTGGGCGCTCGTCCCGATGTGGGCGGCCGTGCTCGCCCTCGGACTCTCCTACGGTGCCTACGGCGCCGAGATCGTGCGTGGCTCGCTCAACGCGGTGGCGCCGGCGCAGCGCGAGGCGGGGGTCGCGCTGAGCTTCAGCCCCTGGCAGCGGATGCGTCTCGTCCTGCTGCCGCAGGCCATTCCGGAGATGATCCCGCCGTTCTCGAACCTGCTGGTCGAGCTCCTCAAGGGCACCGCCCTGGTCTCGCTGCTCGGTATCGGTGACGTGTCCTTCGCCGCGTACCTCGTGCGCCTCGCGACCACGGAGAGCGCGGAGATCTACACGATCTCGCTGGTCATCTACTTCGTGCTCGCCTTCCTGCTGACCCGCGGGATGCGCGCCCTGGAGCGCAAGACCAAGGCCGGGATCGGGCAGAAGACCGAGTCCCGGGGCCTGATGTCCAAGCTCAGCTGGCGTCAGGAGATGCAAGTTGCACAGATCCCGAAGGGCGGAGGCACCGGCGCATGA
- a CDS encoding amidase, which produces MTELTDLTAVQLVDAYRKGEFSPVDATRAALARAAEVQPAVNAFVRIDGEEALAQAESSAARWRSGEPQGLLDGVPVSVKDILLQRGGPTLRGSKTVRTEGTWDEDAPSVARLREHGAVFIGKTTTPEFGWKGVTDSPQSGVTRNPYDTSRTAGGSSGGSAAAVALGAAPLSLGTDGGGSVRIPGAFCGIFALKPTYGRVPLYPASAFGTLAHVGPMTRDAADAALMMDVISGPDPRDWSQLGPVAGSFRTGIEGGVRGLRIAYSPSLGGQVAVRPAVAASVRQAVESLAAQGAYVEETDPDFTDPVEAFHTLWFSGAARVTQHLPPAQRELLDAGLREICAQGARYSALDYLAAVDVRMELGRRMGRFHQTYDLLVTPTLPITAFEAGAEVPKGSGHRRWTGWTPFTYPFNLTQQPAATVPCGVDREGLPIGVQIVGARHADALVLRAAHALYEAGGARIAPPATS; this is translated from the coding sequence ATGACCGAGCTCACGGATCTCACCGCGGTACAACTCGTCGACGCCTATCGCAAGGGCGAATTCAGTCCGGTCGACGCGACACGGGCGGCCCTGGCCAGGGCCGCGGAAGTGCAGCCCGCGGTGAACGCCTTCGTGCGCATCGACGGCGAAGAGGCCCTCGCGCAGGCCGAGTCGAGCGCCGCGCGGTGGCGGAGCGGTGAGCCGCAGGGCCTGCTGGACGGGGTTCCCGTCTCGGTCAAGGACATCCTGCTGCAGCGCGGGGGCCCGACGCTACGGGGCTCGAAGACCGTGCGTACGGAGGGGACGTGGGACGAGGACGCGCCGTCGGTGGCGCGGCTCCGTGAGCACGGCGCGGTGTTCATCGGCAAGACGACGACGCCCGAGTTCGGCTGGAAGGGCGTCACGGACAGCCCGCAGAGCGGGGTCACGCGCAATCCGTACGACACCTCGCGCACCGCGGGCGGCTCCAGCGGGGGCAGCGCGGCGGCCGTGGCGCTCGGCGCGGCGCCGTTGTCGCTCGGCACGGACGGCGGCGGCTCGGTGCGGATCCCGGGCGCCTTCTGCGGGATCTTCGCGCTGAAGCCGACGTACGGGCGGGTGCCGCTGTATCCCGCGTCCGCGTTCGGCACGCTGGCGCACGTCGGGCCGATGACGCGGGACGCGGCGGACGCGGCCCTGATGATGGACGTCATCAGCGGCCCCGACCCGCGCGACTGGTCGCAGCTCGGCCCGGTGGCGGGCAGCTTCCGCACGGGTATCGAAGGCGGCGTACGCGGACTGCGCATCGCGTACTCACCCTCGCTCGGCGGCCAGGTCGCGGTGCGGCCCGCGGTCGCCGCCTCGGTGCGGCAGGCGGTGGAGTCCCTTGCCGCGCAGGGTGCGTACGTCGAGGAGACGGACCCCGACTTCACGGACCCGGTGGAGGCCTTCCACACGCTGTGGTTCAGCGGCGCCGCGCGGGTGACCCAGCATCTGCCGCCCGCCCAGCGGGAGTTGCTCGACGCGGGGCTGCGCGAGATCTGTGCGCAGGGCGCCCGGTACAGCGCGCTCGACTACCTCGCCGCAGTTGACGTACGCATGGAGCTGGGCCGTCGCATGGGCCGCTTCCACCAGACGTACGACCTGCTGGTCACTCCGACGTTGCCGATCACCGCGTTCGAGGCGGGGGCGGAGGTACCGAAAGGTTCCGGCCATCGCCGGTGGACCGGATGGACGCCGTTCACGTACCCCTTCAACCTGACGCAGCAGCCGGCCGCGACCGTCCCCTGCGGGGTGGACCGGGAGGGGCTGCCGATCGGGGTGCAGATCGTGGGGGCGCGGCACGCCGACGCACTCGTCCTGCGGGCCGCGCACGCGCTGTACGAAGCGGGCGGCGCGAGGATCGCGCCGCCGGCCACGAGCTGA
- a CDS encoding decarboxylase: MDVSFLGGPHPQRGVGVVAPFDFALDRELWRWVPDEVSLHLTRTPYVPVEVSLDLARLVSEHETLGEAVRALSAAEPEVLAYACTSGSFVGGIAGERAMCEAMHREGAVSAVTTSGALLEALEDLGARRIALVTPYTWSVTQSLEEYLAESGVSVTGRAYLGLTRHIWKVPYKDVAEMARRAVLGGADALFISCTNLATYDVIPQLEAELRMPVISANQVTMWSALRRLGTHAVGPYQALINPSARPGAGPVAGPGELPGVVPLDPPQGLPEGPPTLP; this comes from the coding sequence ATGGACGTCTCCTTCCTCGGCGGACCACACCCTCAACGCGGTGTAGGTGTCGTCGCCCCTTTCGACTTCGCCCTCGACCGAGAGCTCTGGCGCTGGGTGCCGGACGAGGTCTCCCTCCATCTGACACGCACTCCGTACGTGCCCGTCGAGGTAAGCCTTGACCTGGCACGACTCGTCAGCGAGCACGAGACGCTCGGCGAGGCGGTGCGCGCCCTGAGCGCCGCCGAACCCGAAGTTCTCGCCTACGCCTGCACGTCCGGCAGCTTCGTCGGCGGCATCGCCGGCGAGCGCGCGATGTGCGAGGCCATGCACCGCGAGGGCGCGGTCTCCGCGGTCACCACATCGGGCGCGCTGCTCGAAGCGCTCGAGGATCTGGGCGCGCGGCGCATCGCGCTCGTCACGCCCTACACCTGGTCGGTGACCCAGTCCCTCGAGGAGTACCTGGCCGAATCGGGTGTGTCCGTCACCGGCCGTGCCTACCTGGGCCTGACCAGGCACATCTGGAAAGTGCCCTACAAGGACGTGGCGGAGATGGCGCGGCGCGCGGTGCTCGGCGGGGCCGACGCGCTGTTCATCAGCTGCACCAACCTCGCGACGTACGACGTCATTCCGCAGCTGGAGGCCGAGCTGCGGATGCCGGTGATCTCCGCGAACCAGGTGACGATGTGGTCCGCCCTGCGCCGTCTGGGTACGCATGCGGTAGGGCCCTACCAGGCGCTGATCAATCCGAGCGCCAGGCCGGGCGCGGGTCCGGTCGCCGGGCCCGGCGAACTGCCGGGCGTGGTGCCGCTCGATCCGCCCCAGGGCCTGCCCGAAGGACCACCAACGCTGCCTTGA
- the ehuD gene encoding ectoine/hydroxyectoine ABC transporter permease subunit EhuD, whose protein sequence is MIIAADKWDWGAVSDFMPHFWDGVLTTLQILALGSLISFSVGLVWALAFRAPSRFVRWPVGIITEFIRNTPLLVQLFFLFFVLPEWDIQFSALTTGVIAIGLHYSTYTAQVYRAGIEAVPVGQWEAARALSLPYRHTWTAVILPQAIRRVIPALGNYVIAMLKDTPLLASIGVLELLQQARLEAAQTFQYTEALTVVGVAFIVIAYPSSLLLRALERRLVV, encoded by the coding sequence ATGATCATCGCTGCTGACAAGTGGGACTGGGGCGCGGTCTCCGACTTCATGCCGCACTTCTGGGACGGCGTCCTCACCACCCTGCAGATCCTCGCCCTCGGTTCGCTGATCTCCTTCTCGGTCGGCCTGGTGTGGGCGCTCGCGTTCCGCGCGCCGAGCCGCTTCGTGCGGTGGCCGGTCGGCATCATCACCGAGTTCATCCGCAACACCCCGCTGCTGGTGCAGCTGTTCTTCCTGTTCTTCGTGCTGCCGGAGTGGGACATCCAGTTCTCCGCGCTGACGACCGGCGTCATCGCGATCGGCCTGCACTACTCGACGTACACCGCACAGGTCTACCGCGCGGGCATCGAGGCCGTTCCCGTCGGGCAGTGGGAGGCGGCCAGGGCGCTGAGCCTGCCCTACCGCCACACGTGGACCGCGGTGATCCTTCCGCAGGCCATCCGCCGCGTGATCCCCGCGCTCGGCAACTACGTCATCGCGATGCTGAAGGACACCCCGCTGCTCGCCAGCATCGGCGTCCTCGAACTGCTGCAGCAGGCGCGTCTCGAGGCGGCGCAGACCTTCCAGTACACCGAGGCCCTGACCGTCGTCGGTGTGGCCTTCATCGTCATCGCCTATCCGTCCTCCCTTCTCCTGCGAGCTCTGGAGCGTCGTCTTGTCGTCTGA
- a CDS encoding DUF3830 family protein: MADRFIEVSLAKRGVQCTAKLLDDRAPLTCAAVWEALPLSEDVYHAKYARNEIYALFPAFADREPPLENPTVTPIPGDLCYFSFNGTQLGTQAYGYEPAADVKAGATVVDLALFYERNNLLLNGDVGWVPGIVWGQVVEGLDQMAEACNDLWRAGAQGETLNFRRA, from the coding sequence ATGGCAGACCGATTCATCGAAGTCTCCCTCGCCAAGCGAGGAGTTCAGTGCACGGCAAAGCTGCTCGACGACCGGGCCCCGTTGACCTGCGCGGCGGTGTGGGAGGCGCTTCCGCTCAGCGAGGACGTCTATCACGCGAAGTACGCCCGCAATGAGATCTACGCCCTCTTTCCGGCTTTCGCGGACCGTGAGCCGCCGCTGGAGAACCCGACAGTCACCCCCATTCCCGGTGACCTCTGCTATTTCTCCTTCAACGGGACGCAGTTGGGCACACAGGCCTATGGGTACGAACCGGCCGCCGACGTCAAGGCGGGCGCCACGGTCGTCGACCTCGCCCTCTTCTACGAGCGCAACAACCTGCTGCTCAACGGCGACGTCGGCTGGGTCCCCGGCATCGTCTGGGGTCAGGTGGTCGAGGGCCTCGACCAGATGGCCGAGGCCTGCAACGACCTGTGGCGCGCGGGCGCGCAGGGCGAGACGCTGAATTTCCGCAGAGCGTAG